A single region of the Nicotiana sylvestris chromosome 6, ASM39365v2, whole genome shotgun sequence genome encodes:
- the LOC104240634 gene encoding phytochrome-associated serine/threonine-protein phosphatase 3-like encodes MDLDQWITKVKEGQHLAEDELQLLCEYVKDILIEESNVQPVNSPVTVCGDIHGQFHDLMKLFHTGGHVPETNYIFMGDFVDRGYNSLEVFTILLLLKARYPANITLLRGNHESRQLTQVYGFYDECQRKYGNANAWRYCTDVFDYLTLSAIIDGTVLCVHGGLSPDVRTIDQIRVIERNCEIPHEGPFCDLMWSDPEDIETWAVSPRGAGWLFGSRVTTEFNHINKLDLVCRAHQLVQEGLKYMFQDKGLVTVWSAPNYCYRCGNVASILSFNENMEREVKFFTETEENNQMRGPRTGVPYFL; translated from the exons ATGGATTTGGACCAGTGGATAACGAAGGTTAAAGAGGGACAGCATCTGGCCGAGGACGAGCTTCAGCTCCTCTGTGAATAC GTTAAGGATATCCTGATTGAGGAATCAAATGTGCAGCCTGTTAATAGTCCAGTTACCGTCTGTGGGGACATACATGGCCAATTTCATGATTTAATGAAACTCTTCCACACTGGAGGTCACGTGCCAGAGACAAATTACATCTTTATG GGAGATTTTGTTGATCGTGGATACAATAGCCTTGAAGTTTTCACGATTTTGTTGCTCCTTAAAGCAAG ATATCCTGCCAACATTACTCTTTTACGTGGGAATCACGAGAGCAGGCAACTAACTCAG GTTTATGGATTCTACGATGAATGCCAAAGGAAGTATGGAAATGCTAATGCTTGGCGGTATTGCACTGATGTATTTGACTATCTCACTCTCTCGGCAATTATAGATGGAACA GTACTATGTGTCCATGGTGGCCTTTCTCCTGATGTTAGAACTATTGATCAG ATCAGGGTCATTGAGCGCAATTGTGAAATTCCTCACGAAGGGCCTTTTTGCGATCTTATGTGGAGTGACCCTGAAGATATTGAAACATGGGCAGTAAGTCCTCGAGGAGCAGGTTGGCTGTTTGGATCCAGGGTTACCACTGAG TTTAATCACATCAATAAGTTAGATCTAGTTTGCCGGGCTCATCAACTTGTCCAGGAAGGTCTGAAGTACATGTTCCAGGATAAAGGCCTCGTTACA GTTTGGTCTGCTCCCAACTACTGTTACCGCTGTGGAAATGTTGCTTCAATATTGAGCTTCAATGAGAATATG GAGAGAGAGGTGAAGTTCTTCACTGAAACTGAAGAAAACAACCAGATGAGAGGACCCAGGACAGGAGTACCTTATTTCTTATGA